A genome region from Alistipes dispar includes the following:
- a CDS encoding ribose-phosphate diphosphokinase, with translation MAIHKIKIFSGRGSEYLAQKIAASFGTTLGQSEVLRFSDGEFQPSYNESIRGCTVFIIQSTFPPSDNLMELLMMIDAARRASAYKVVAVMPYFGWARQDRKDRPRVPIGAKLVANLLMAAGVDRIMTMDLHADQIQGFFDIPVDALYASGIFVPYIESLRIEDLSIAAPDMGGAKRANTYAKHLGAPIIISHKERAKANVVGKMTAIGDVEGRNVLIVDDMIDTAGTICMAADMLMARGAKSVRAAITHPVLSGPAYERINDSALEEVIVTDTIPLNPDKDLHKFTVLSVADIFADVIERVHNYKEISSIFFK, from the coding sequence ATGGCTATCCACAAAATCAAGATCTTTTCGGGCCGCGGTTCGGAATACCTGGCCCAGAAAATCGCCGCGAGCTTCGGCACGACCCTCGGACAATCGGAGGTGCTGCGTTTCAGCGACGGCGAGTTCCAGCCCTCCTACAACGAGTCGATCCGCGGCTGCACGGTCTTCATCATCCAATCGACCTTCCCGCCCTCGGACAACCTCATGGAGCTGCTGATGATGATCGACGCCGCACGCCGCGCCTCGGCCTACAAGGTCGTGGCCGTGATGCCCTACTTCGGCTGGGCGCGCCAGGACCGCAAGGACCGGCCCCGCGTGCCGATCGGCGCCAAACTGGTGGCCAACCTGCTCATGGCCGCGGGCGTGGACCGCATCATGACGATGGACCTGCACGCCGACCAGATACAGGGTTTCTTCGACATTCCGGTGGACGCCCTCTACGCCAGCGGCATCTTCGTCCCCTATATCGAGAGCCTGCGAATCGAGGACCTCTCGATCGCCGCGCCCGACATGGGCGGCGCCAAGCGTGCGAACACCTATGCCAAACACCTCGGCGCACCGATCATCATTTCGCACAAGGAGCGCGCCAAGGCCAATGTCGTGGGCAAGATGACCGCCATCGGCGACGTCGAAGGCCGCAACGTGCTGATCGTGGACGACATGATCGACACGGCCGGCACGATCTGCATGGCCGCCGACATGCTCATGGCCCGCGGGGCGAAGAGCGTCCGCGCCGCCATCACCCACCCCGTGCTGTCGGGCCCAGCCTACGAGCGCATCAACGACAGCGCGCTGGAGGAGGTGATCGTGACGGACACCATCCCGCTCAACCCCGACAAGGACCTGCACAAGTTCACGGTGCTGTCGGTGGCCGACATTTTCGCCGACGTCATCGAACGGGTTCACAACTACAAGGAGATCTCGTCGATTTTCTTCAAATAG
- a CDS encoding SDR family oxidoreductase produces MKTLKDKVIVITGASSGIGEAMAREYAARGAKVVLGARSVQKLQLLAGEIRRHGGQAAYCGVDVTRPEECRGLIDTAVREFGGVDVLVCNAGISMRALFDDVELEVLHRLMDVNFWGTVNCCKYALPYLQRAKGSIVGVSSVAGLHGLPGRTGYSASKYAMTGFLETLRIENLRKGLHVMIACPGFTASNVRFSALTADGSQQGETPRDESKMMSPVEVARIVERGILRRKRLCLMEAEGRATHFVKKFAPAFLDRMFYMVMAREPDSPLR; encoded by the coding sequence ATGAAAACACTCAAGGATAAGGTTATCGTCATTACGGGCGCTTCGTCGGGGATCGGCGAGGCGATGGCCCGCGAATACGCCGCCCGGGGCGCGAAGGTCGTGCTCGGCGCGCGCAGCGTGCAGAAGTTGCAGCTCCTCGCGGGCGAAATCCGCCGCCACGGCGGGCAGGCCGCCTACTGCGGCGTGGACGTCACGCGGCCGGAGGAGTGCCGCGGGCTGATCGACACCGCCGTGCGGGAGTTCGGCGGGGTGGACGTACTCGTCTGCAATGCGGGCATTTCGATGCGCGCTCTCTTCGACGACGTGGAGCTGGAGGTGCTGCACCGTCTGATGGACGTCAATTTCTGGGGCACGGTGAACTGCTGCAAGTACGCGCTGCCGTACCTGCAGCGTGCGAAGGGGTCGATCGTCGGGGTCTCCTCGGTGGCCGGCCTGCACGGCCTGCCCGGCCGCACGGGCTATTCAGCCTCGAAGTACGCCATGACGGGCTTCCTGGAGACGCTCCGCATCGAGAATCTCCGCAAGGGGCTGCACGTGATGATCGCCTGTCCGGGCTTCACGGCTTCGAACGTCCGCTTCTCGGCCCTCACGGCCGACGGGTCGCAGCAGGGCGAGACGCCGCGCGACGAGTCGAAGATGATGAGCCCCGTCGAGGTGGCCCGTATCGTGGAGCGGGGCATTCTGCGCCGCAAGCGGCTCTGCCTGATGGAGGCCGAGGGGCGCGCCACGCATTTCGTCAAGAAGTTCGCTCCGGCGTTCCTCGACCGCATGTTCTACATGGTGATGGCCCGCGAGCCGGATTCGCCGCTCAGGTGA
- a CDS encoding MBL fold metallo-hydrolase, which translates to MKLTFLGTGTSQGVPVIGCRCGVCTSPDRRDRRLRTSAMVETRGVRLVIDAGPDFRYQMLRTGVRRLDAILLTHEHKDHIGGLDDVRAFNFVDYPPTVRKVDLYAAPRTAACVRKDFDYAFAQDKYRGVPEIELHEIDVSRPFEVRGVGVTPVSGHHSDRFAVTGYRIGPLAYLTDFKTIGRAEEEKLLGVEVLVVNALRFEPHYSHFNVEEALELIRRVAPREAYLTHMSHDIGRQAATEATLPPHVHMAYDTLRVEIGTE; encoded by the coding sequence ATGAAACTCACCTTTCTGGGAACCGGCACGTCGCAGGGCGTGCCCGTCATCGGCTGCCGCTGCGGCGTCTGCACGTCGCCCGACCGCCGCGACCGGCGGCTGCGCACCTCGGCGATGGTCGAGACGCGCGGGGTCCGGCTGGTGATCGACGCCGGGCCGGATTTCCGCTACCAGATGCTCCGCACGGGGGTGCGGCGTCTCGATGCCATCCTGCTCACGCACGAGCACAAGGACCATATCGGCGGACTGGACGACGTGCGCGCCTTCAATTTCGTCGATTATCCCCCGACGGTCCGCAAGGTCGATCTTTACGCCGCACCGCGCACCGCGGCCTGCGTGCGCAAGGATTTCGATTACGCCTTTGCGCAGGACAAGTACCGCGGCGTGCCGGAGATCGAGCTGCACGAGATCGACGTTTCGCGGCCGTTCGAGGTCCGGGGCGTCGGTGTCACGCCCGTCTCGGGGCATCACTCCGACCGCTTCGCCGTGACGGGCTACCGTATCGGTCCGCTGGCCTACCTGACCGATTTCAAGACGATCGGGCGGGCCGAGGAGGAGAAGCTGCTCGGCGTGGAGGTGCTGGTGGTCAATGCGCTGCGCTTCGAGCCGCACTACTCGCATTTCAACGTGGAGGAGGCGCTGGAGCTGATCCGCCGTGTCGCTCCGCGCGAGGCGTACCTGACGCACATGTCGCACGACATCGGACGGCAGGCCGCCACCGAAGCGACGCTTCCGCCGCATGTGCACATGGCCTACGACACGCTCCGGGTGGAGATCGGAACCGAGTGA
- a CDS encoding tyrosine-type recombinase/integrase: protein MKTKRIESRRPEVGGPSGRRISFPDYLRRQIERLTESGRLGTARNYLRTWNSLNAFLAGKPFPMHRFDSRFVEEYGEWLRRRGVVRNTVSFYMRVLRSVYNRAVGERLVAQTHPFGNVYTGIDRTRKRAVDERIIGRLSRLDLRGSAPLALARDLFVFSYCARGMAFVDMAFLRRQDIRDGVVHYVRHKTGQPLSVRLEPCMQAIVARYAGRAPGSPYVFPVLKSGEFGSAYRQYQVALNYYNRQLKRLAALVGLETGLSSYTSRHSWATAARNHEVPLPVISAGLGHTSEHTTRIYLDCLESSVIDRANRAIVACLAGGE from the coding sequence ATGAAAACAAAGCGAATCGAAAGCCGCCGGCCGGAGGTCGGCGGCCCGTCCGGAAGGCGCATCTCCTTTCCGGACTACCTGCGGCGGCAGATCGAGCGGCTCACCGAGAGCGGCCGGCTCGGCACGGCGCGCAACTACCTGCGGACGTGGAACAGCCTGAACGCCTTTCTGGCCGGGAAACCCTTTCCGATGCACCGGTTCGACAGCCGTTTCGTGGAGGAGTACGGAGAGTGGCTCCGGCGGCGGGGCGTGGTGCGCAACACCGTCTCGTTTTATATGCGCGTGCTGCGTTCGGTCTATAACCGGGCGGTCGGCGAACGGCTCGTCGCGCAGACCCATCCTTTCGGAAACGTCTATACGGGGATAGACCGCACGCGCAAGCGGGCCGTGGACGAGCGGATCATCGGACGTTTGAGCCGGCTCGATCTGCGCGGGTCGGCGCCGCTCGCGCTGGCCCGCGATCTTTTCGTCTTCAGCTACTGCGCCCGGGGCATGGCGTTCGTGGACATGGCGTTTCTGCGGCGGCAGGACATCCGCGACGGGGTGGTGCACTACGTCCGTCACAAGACCGGCCAGCCGCTGAGCGTGCGTCTCGAGCCGTGTATGCAGGCCATCGTGGCGCGCTATGCCGGCCGTGCGCCCGGCTCGCCTTACGTCTTTCCGGTGCTGAAGTCCGGGGAGTTCGGCAGCGCCTACCGCCAGTATCAGGTGGCCCTGAACTACTACAACCGCCAGCTCAAGCGGCTCGCCGCGCTGGTGGGACTGGAGACGGGACTCTCCTCCTACACCTCGCGCCACAGCTGGGCCACCGCCGCGCGGAATCACGAGGTCCCGCTGCCCGTCATCAGCGCGGGACTGGGCCACACCTCCGAACACACGACGCGCATCTACCTCGACTGTCTGGAGAGTTCGGTGATCGACCGGGCCAACCGGGCGATCGTCGCCTGCCTCGCGGGCGGGGAGTGA
- a CDS encoding TetR/AcrR family transcriptional regulator: protein MTPKDCIVERTMRMFVSHGIRAVRMDDVAQQLGVSKRSLYELFGDKEGLLYQAMVRYFDDSRRRWAELSAGAGNVLEQLFMVLGDVMDRSEETGRLMDSLKRLYPAVHDKLMREGSVRNREELRAMLRQGIADGLFIGSIDIDLAISVLYYTASALVSRRDLLLPEGISERKAFVQIVSTFFRGISTAEGLRLVDAYRARYE from the coding sequence ATGACTCCCAAAGATTGCATCGTGGAACGGACCATGCGCATGTTCGTCTCGCATGGTATCCGGGCGGTGCGCATGGACGACGTTGCGCAGCAGTTGGGTGTTTCGAAACGTTCGCTGTACGAACTCTTCGGCGACAAGGAGGGGCTGCTCTATCAGGCGATGGTCCGTTATTTCGACGATTCGCGCCGGCGCTGGGCCGAGCTGAGCGCCGGGGCGGGCAATGTGCTCGAACAGTTGTTCATGGTGCTGGGCGACGTCATGGACCGGTCGGAGGAGACCGGCCGGCTGATGGACAGTCTGAAGAGGCTTTATCCCGCCGTACACGACAAGCTCATGCGCGAAGGCTCCGTCCGGAACCGTGAGGAGCTGCGTGCGATGCTCCGTCAGGGGATCGCCGACGGGCTTTTCATCGGCAGCATAGACATCGACTTGGCGATCTCGGTGCTCTACTACACGGCTTCCGCGCTCGTCTCGCGCCGCGATCTGCTGCTGCCCGAGGGCATCTCCGAACGGAAGGCCTTCGTGCAGATCGTCAGCACCTTTTTCCGCGGTATCTCGACGGCCGAGGGACTGCGGCTCGTGGACGCCTACCGCGCACGCTACGAATAG
- a CDS encoding TonB-dependent receptor — protein sequence MLLAAVAHPATEQTAVAGKRNGAHVSGTVTDARTGTGLAYATLAVKGTTVGIAADASGRFTLNNLPTGRLTLIAAAVGYKSAEQELRLEAGETVRADFALEEEALAVEEIVVSASRTETNKKYSPTIVSVASGKLFEATASCNLAETMNFQSGLRVENNCGNCGTTQLRINGLEGQYSQVLLDSRPIFSSLAAMYGLEQLPVSMIERVEVIRGGGSALFGANAIGGVVNIITKEPQRNSLALSNTTNLLEDGAADFNTALNGSFVSDDYRAGVYLFGMVRDRDSYDRNGDGFSDIPALNTETAGFRAYYKLSPYMRLTAEYHHIHEFRRGGNALNRPPHMADIAEQLDHKIDGGGVKFDYFSPNGRHRAGVYASAQGIDRDSYFGTGRNPDTYGATSDGTLVAGAQYTYTFEKLLFLPSELTAGVEYNRNSLHDEYLGLNRDLRQTSRSTGVFFQNEWRSEKLNLLIGGRVDKHNMMQKAVFSPRINLRYSPTERLGLRLSYASGYRAPQAYNEDLHIDALDSKVSVIRLAPDLRPEYSHSVSASADLYRTFGRIRTNLLVEGFYTMLDDVFTLEKIGEDDQGNIIKERRNASGATVAGIGAEFKAGIPGLFEIQMGYTFQRSRYDEPERWSDDVTPQRRMFRSPDHYGFLTADCAITRSLSASLFGNFTGRMLVQHNAGVVEHDEERLTPAFWDMGMRLSYTFRLTKQLRLELNAGVKNLFDSYQRDLDFGPSKDSAYIYGPSLPRTYFVGAKFAL from the coding sequence ATGCTCCTCGCCGCCGTGGCGCATCCTGCCACGGAACAGACCGCCGTCGCCGGGAAGCGAAACGGCGCACACGTCTCGGGCACCGTCACGGACGCCCGGACCGGCACGGGCCTCGCCTACGCGACGCTGGCCGTCAAAGGAACCACCGTCGGCATCGCCGCCGACGCCTCGGGACGCTTCACCCTGAACAACCTGCCCACGGGACGACTCACGCTCATCGCGGCCGCGGTAGGCTACAAATCCGCGGAACAGGAGCTTCGCCTCGAAGCCGGAGAAACGGTCCGGGCCGACTTCGCCCTGGAGGAGGAGGCGCTTGCCGTCGAGGAGATCGTCGTCTCGGCCAGCCGCACGGAGACCAACAAAAAATACTCGCCGACGATCGTTTCGGTGGCCTCCGGAAAACTTTTCGAAGCCACCGCCTCGTGCAACCTGGCCGAAACGATGAACTTCCAGTCGGGACTGCGCGTCGAAAACAACTGCGGCAACTGCGGCACGACACAGCTGCGCATCAACGGCCTCGAAGGCCAATACTCGCAGGTGCTGCTCGACAGCCGCCCGATCTTCAGCTCCCTGGCCGCCATGTACGGTTTGGAACAGCTTCCCGTCTCGATGATCGAACGCGTGGAAGTGATCCGCGGAGGAGGTTCCGCGCTCTTCGGGGCCAACGCCATCGGCGGCGTGGTGAACATCATCACCAAGGAGCCGCAGCGCAACTCCCTCGCACTGTCGAACACGACGAACCTGCTCGAGGACGGCGCGGCCGACTTCAACACGGCGCTCAACGGGTCGTTCGTCTCGGACGACTACCGCGCGGGGGTTTACCTCTTCGGCATGGTCCGCGACAGGGACTCTTACGACCGCAACGGCGACGGATTCTCGGACATCCCGGCACTCAACACCGAAACGGCGGGATTCCGCGCCTACTACAAACTATCGCCCTACATGCGTCTGACGGCCGAATACCACCATATCCACGAGTTCCGCCGCGGAGGAAACGCACTGAACCGTCCGCCCCACATGGCCGACATAGCCGAGCAACTCGACCACAAAATCGACGGCGGAGGCGTGAAGTTCGACTATTTCAGTCCGAACGGCCGTCACCGGGCGGGTGTCTATGCCTCGGCCCAGGGCATAGACCGCGACAGCTACTTCGGCACCGGACGGAATCCCGACACCTACGGGGCCACGAGCGACGGAACACTCGTGGCGGGAGCGCAATACACCTACACGTTCGAAAAACTGCTGTTCCTTCCCTCGGAACTCACCGCAGGCGTCGAATACAACCGGAACTCCCTGCACGACGAATACCTCGGGCTGAACCGCGACCTGCGGCAGACGAGCCGCAGCACCGGGGTCTTTTTCCAGAACGAGTGGCGGAGCGAAAAACTCAATCTGCTCATCGGAGGCCGTGTGGACAAGCACAACATGATGCAGAAGGCCGTCTTCTCGCCACGCATCAACCTGCGTTACAGCCCCACGGAGCGGCTCGGGCTCCGGCTCAGCTACGCGAGCGGCTACCGCGCGCCGCAGGCTTACAACGAGGACCTGCACATCGACGCGCTGGACAGCAAGGTGTCGGTCATCCGTCTCGCCCCCGACCTCAGACCCGAATATTCGCACAGCGTGAGCGCTTCGGCCGACCTGTACCGTACGTTCGGGCGCATCCGGACCAACCTGCTCGTCGAAGGATTCTACACCATGCTCGACGACGTATTCACGCTCGAGAAAATCGGCGAAGACGACCAGGGCAACATCATAAAGGAGCGCCGCAACGCCTCGGGAGCCACCGTGGCAGGCATCGGCGCGGAGTTCAAGGCCGGCATCCCGGGCCTATTCGAAATACAGATGGGATACACCTTCCAGCGCAGCCGCTACGACGAACCCGAGAGGTGGTCGGACGACGTGACGCCCCAGCGGCGCATGTTCCGCTCGCCCGACCACTACGGTTTCCTGACGGCCGACTGCGCCATCACGCGTTCGCTTTCGGCTTCGCTCTTCGGGAACTTCACCGGACGGATGCTCGTACAGCACAACGCAGGCGTCGTCGAACACGACGAGGAGCGGCTCACCCCTGCCTTCTGGGACATGGGAATGAGGCTCTCGTACACCTTCCGTCTGACGAAGCAACTGCGGCTGGAGCTGAACGCAGGCGTGAAGAACCTCTTCGACAGCTACCAGAGAGACCTCGACTTCGGACCGAGCAAGGACTCCGCATATATCTACGGACCCTCGCTGCCGCGGACCTATTTCGTGGGTGCGAAGTTCGCCCTGTGA
- a CDS encoding peptide MFS transporter — MFKGQPKGLYALSLANTGERFGYYTMLAIFTLFLQAKFGYTEAVTTQIYGIFLAAVYFMPFFGGILADRFGFGRMVTLGIIVMFGGYALLSIPTGTGFAAQALMFLALTLIACGTGLFKGNLQVMVGNLYDDPAYSAKRDSAFSIFYMAINIGAMFAPSMATWITNHFLAQDGLTYNGQIPALAHQYLAEGASMPAEPLAELQRLAVSVGGDVSDLGSFASHYIEKLSSAYNMGFAVACVSLIVSYVIYVAFRKTFRHADVTAKQQAASGAAAQVELTPAQTKSRITALMLVFAVVIFFWMAFHQNGSTMTFFARDYTTSEATGLTRMSFDILNLVLVLVGIYGLVGFFQAEKGRGKLIGAAAVVAALGALYYRWTVTPDPVHILPQVFQQFNPFYVVALTPLSVALFSSLARKGKEPSAPRKIGMGMIIAAAGFLILTVGSMGLMSPAEVKAVGASDTFVSQNWLISTYLVLTFAELLLSPMGISFVSKVAPPKYKGMMMGCWFAATAVGNYATSLIGYLWGSGMALWMVWSVLIVLCLLSALFIFSIMKKLENATAA, encoded by the coding sequence ATGTTCAAAGGACAACCCAAAGGTTTGTACGCCCTTTCGCTGGCCAACACGGGCGAGCGTTTCGGCTACTATACCATGCTTGCGATCTTCACCCTGTTCCTGCAGGCGAAATTCGGCTACACGGAGGCCGTGACCACCCAGATTTACGGCATCTTCCTGGCCGCCGTCTATTTCATGCCCTTCTTCGGCGGCATCCTGGCCGACCGGTTCGGCTTCGGCCGGATGGTGACGCTCGGCATCATCGTCATGTTCGGCGGCTACGCGCTGCTTTCGATACCCACCGGTACGGGCTTCGCGGCGCAGGCGCTCATGTTCCTGGCACTGACGCTGATCGCCTGCGGCACGGGCCTTTTCAAGGGCAACCTGCAGGTGATGGTGGGCAATCTGTACGACGATCCGGCCTATTCGGCCAAGCGCGACAGCGCCTTCTCCATATTCTATATGGCCATCAACATCGGTGCCATGTTCGCCCCGTCGATGGCCACGTGGATCACGAACCACTTCCTCGCGCAGGACGGACTGACGTACAACGGCCAGATTCCGGCCCTCGCGCACCAGTACCTTGCCGAAGGGGCTTCGATGCCCGCCGAGCCGCTGGCCGAGTTGCAGCGGCTGGCCGTATCGGTCGGCGGCGACGTCTCCGATCTGGGGAGCTTCGCGTCGCACTACATCGAGAAACTCTCGTCGGCCTATAACATGGGCTTCGCCGTGGCGTGCGTCTCGCTGATCGTCTCCTATGTGATCTACGTCGCCTTCCGCAAGACCTTCCGGCACGCCGACGTGACGGCCAAGCAGCAGGCCGCTTCGGGCGCCGCCGCGCAGGTCGAGCTGACGCCCGCGCAGACCAAGTCGCGCATCACGGCCCTCATGCTCGTCTTCGCCGTGGTGATCTTCTTCTGGATGGCCTTCCACCAGAACGGCTCGACGATGACCTTCTTCGCCCGCGACTATACGACCTCCGAGGCGACGGGCCTCACGCGCATGTCGTTCGACATTCTGAACCTCGTGCTGGTGCTCGTGGGCATCTACGGACTGGTGGGCTTCTTCCAGGCCGAGAAGGGCCGCGGCAAGCTCATCGGCGCTGCGGCCGTCGTCGCGGCTCTCGGGGCGCTCTACTACCGCTGGACCGTCACGCCCGATCCGGTGCACATCCTTCCGCAGGTGTTCCAGCAGTTCAATCCCTTCTATGTCGTGGCCCTCACGCCGCTGTCGGTGGCGCTCTTCTCCTCGCTGGCCCGCAAGGGCAAGGAGCCGTCGGCTCCGCGCAAGATCGGAATGGGCATGATCATCGCCGCCGCGGGCTTCCTGATCCTCACCGTCGGGTCGATGGGCCTCATGTCGCCCGCCGAGGTCAAGGCCGTCGGTGCCAGCGATACCTTCGTGTCGCAGAACTGGCTGATCTCGACCTACCTCGTGCTGACGTTCGCCGAGCTGCTCCTCTCGCCGATGGGCATTTCGTTCGTCTCGAAGGTGGCGCCTCCCAAGTACAAGGGCATGATGATGGGCTGCTGGTTCGCCGCCACGGCCGTCGGCAACTACGCCACGTCGCTCATCGGCTACCTCTGGGGCAGCGGCATGGCGCTCTGGATGGTGTGGAGCGTGCTGATCGTGCTCTGCCTGCTCTCGGCGCTGTTCATCTTCTCGATCATGAAGAAACTCGAAAACGCGACGGCCGCCTGA
- a CDS encoding alpha-amylase family glycosyl hydrolase, translating to MGKNSDLLPIVLRDEWLRPAAAAIARRHGRYLDKLAAVERAAGSIVDYANGYRYFGWQWDAGLEGWWLREWLPGAADVYVFGDFNGWQRTEIRMHRDPAGVWSVFFPAAMYRDRLLHGSLYKLHVHGDNGWRDRIPAYARRVVQDEQTKDFAAQFWEPDAPFDWCGDAFEAPAAGSLLIYEAHVGMAQEREGVGTYREFTERILPVIKRGGYNAVQLMAIAEHPYYGSFGYHVSSFFAPSSRFGTPEELKELVRRAHELGLAVIMDLVHAHYVKNLNEGINELDGTDHLYSPPGEAGDQPYWDSKLFDYGKGEVQHFLLSNVKYWLDEFHFDGFRFDGVTSMLYRHHGYIDFDCRDRYFDEGVNEDAVDYLTLANRLVHDFRPAAVTIAEDVSGMPGMCIPIDDGGIGFDYRLGMAIPDYWIKQLKEVPDEEWNIWEMWSVMTNRLPGVKTVAYAESHDQALVGDKTLAFRLMDKEMYDRMDRASESLVIDRGMALHKMIRLMTIAAGGDAYLNFMGNEFGHPEWIDFPREGNGWSYAHARRQWSLSRNGFLRYSWLGDFDRAMIRLVKKYRVLADGYPYNLLMDERNKTMVFSHGRLLFVFNWHPTASIPDYELPVGAPGKYVPVLSTDERRFGGQERQSMQVEHFSFPVRGDDGQDHPRIRIYNTSRTATVYLRRR from the coding sequence ATGGGAAAAAACTCCGACCTGCTGCCGATCGTCCTCCGCGACGAATGGCTCCGTCCCGCGGCCGCGGCGATCGCCCGCCGCCACGGACGTTACCTCGACAAACTCGCGGCCGTCGAACGCGCCGCGGGGTCGATCGTCGATTACGCCAACGGCTACCGCTATTTCGGCTGGCAATGGGATGCCGGACTGGAGGGGTGGTGGCTCCGCGAATGGCTGCCCGGTGCGGCGGACGTCTATGTGTTCGGGGACTTCAACGGCTGGCAGCGCACCGAAATCAGGATGCACCGCGACCCGGCGGGGGTCTGGAGCGTCTTCTTCCCCGCGGCGATGTACCGCGACCGGCTGCTCCACGGCTCGCTCTACAAGCTCCACGTCCACGGCGACAACGGCTGGCGGGACCGCATCCCGGCCTACGCCCGGCGCGTGGTGCAGGACGAGCAGACGAAGGATTTCGCGGCGCAGTTCTGGGAACCGGACGCCCCCTTCGACTGGTGCGGCGATGCGTTCGAGGCCCCGGCGGCAGGCAGCCTGCTGATCTACGAGGCCCACGTGGGCATGGCGCAGGAGCGCGAGGGAGTGGGGACCTACCGCGAATTCACCGAAAGAATCCTCCCGGTCATCAAACGCGGCGGCTACAACGCCGTGCAGCTCATGGCCATCGCCGAGCACCCCTACTACGGGTCGTTCGGCTACCACGTTTCGAGTTTCTTCGCCCCCTCGTCGCGCTTCGGCACGCCCGAGGAGCTGAAAGAGCTGGTGCGCCGGGCGCACGAGCTGGGACTGGCCGTCATCATGGACCTCGTGCACGCCCACTACGTGAAGAACCTCAACGAGGGGATCAACGAGCTGGACGGCACGGACCACCTCTACTCGCCCCCGGGCGAGGCGGGCGACCAGCCCTACTGGGATTCGAAACTCTTCGACTACGGCAAGGGCGAAGTGCAGCACTTCCTGCTCTCGAACGTCAAATACTGGCTCGACGAGTTCCACTTCGACGGCTTCCGCTTCGACGGGGTGACGTCGATGCTCTACCGCCACCACGGCTATATCGACTTCGACTGCCGCGACCGCTACTTCGACGAGGGGGTGAACGAAGACGCCGTGGACTACCTGACGCTGGCCAACCGCCTCGTCCACGACTTCCGCCCCGCGGCCGTGACGATCGCCGAGGACGTGAGCGGCATGCCGGGCATGTGCATCCCCATCGACGACGGCGGCATCGGGTTCGACTACCGGCTGGGCATGGCCATTCCCGACTACTGGATCAAACAGCTCAAGGAGGTTCCCGACGAGGAGTGGAACATATGGGAGATGTGGTCGGTGATGACCAACCGCCTGCCGGGAGTGAAGACCGTGGCCTACGCCGAGTCGCACGACCAGGCGCTGGTGGGCGACAAGACGCTGGCGTTCCGCCTGATGGACAAGGAGATGTACGACCGCATGGACCGCGCGTCGGAGAGTCTCGTGATCGACCGCGGCATGGCCCTGCACAAGATGATCCGCCTGATGACGATCGCCGCGGGAGGCGACGCCTACCTCAACTTCATGGGCAACGAGTTCGGCCACCCCGAATGGATCGACTTCCCGCGCGAAGGCAACGGCTGGAGCTACGCCCACGCCCGACGGCAGTGGTCGCTCTCCCGCAACGGATTCCTGCGCTACTCGTGGCTCGGGGATTTCGACCGGGCGATGATCCGGCTCGTCAAAAAATACCGGGTGCTGGCCGACGGCTACCCCTACAACCTGCTCATGGACGAGCGGAACAAGACGATGGTCTTCTCGCACGGCCGGCTGCTGTTCGTCTTCAACTGGCACCCCACGGCGTCGATACCCGACTACGAACTGCCCGTCGGGGCCCCGGGCAAATACGTTCCGGTGCTCTCGACCGACGAACGGCGGTTCGGCGGTCAGGAGCGGCAGTCGATGCAGGTCGAGCACTTCTCCTTCCCGGTGCGGGGCGACGACGGACAGGACCACCCCCGCATCCGCATCTACAACACCTCGCGCACGGCGACGGTCTACCTGCGGCGGCGGTAG
- a CDS encoding DUF4186 domain-containing protein has product MPGRIFSGDAARTGGNAAGEEFEELFARLARSEFRSRFRLGPAEVAYAERKGAETLRRHAEDFVRTRLAPAVIPNDGRQTPMRGHPVFIAQHATACCCRKCLEKWHRIPAGRELSATEQRYVVAVLMAWIGRQPLRQAGTNRPVR; this is encoded by the coding sequence ATGCCCGGAAGGATATTTTCCGGAGATGCCGCCAGGACCGGAGGGAATGCGGCCGGGGAGGAGTTCGAAGAGCTTTTCGCCCGGCTGGCCCGCTCGGAGTTCCGCAGCCGGTTCCGTCTCGGACCTGCGGAGGTGGCCTATGCCGAACGCAAAGGCGCGGAGACGCTGCGCCGCCATGCGGAGGACTTCGTGCGCACACGCCTCGCCCCGGCCGTCATCCCCAACGACGGCCGGCAGACGCCCATGCGGGGACACCCCGTGTTCATCGCCCAGCACGCCACGGCCTGCTGCTGCCGCAAATGTCTCGAGAAATGGCATCGCATCCCGGCGGGCCGGGAACTGAGCGCCACGGAGCAGCGGTACGTCGTCGCGGTGCTGATGGCCTGGATCGGACGGCAGCCGCTCCGGCAGGCCGGAACGAACCGCCCCGTCCGATAG